Genomic window (Longimicrobiales bacterium):
AGCGTTCGCGGTCGCGCGTCACGCAGGCGCGACGTTCGACGCCGCGCGCACCGCGCTGCGTTCCTTCTCGGGCGTGTCACGCCGGTTCCAGGAGCTCGGCACCGCGCAAGGCATCACGGTCGTCGATGATTACGCGCACCATCCCACGGAGATCGCTGCGACGATCGCGACGGCGCGCGGCACGTATCCCGGTCGCAGGATCGTTGCGGCGTTCCAGCCGCATCTGTTCAGCCGCACGCGTGAACATGCCGTCGCGTTCGGCCATGCGCTGGCCGGCGCCGATGTCGTGTGGGTCAGCGATGTGTATCCCGCGCGCGAAGCGCCGATCGAGGGTGTGAGCGGTGAGCTGGTGAGTCGCGCGGCGGAAGCCGCCGGCAACAAGCACGTTCATTACACCATCACCCTGGATGAAATGGCGCGCGCACTGCGCGCCGAGCTGCGGGACAACGACGTGCTCGTCGCGATGGGTGCCGGCGACATCGACGAGATGGCGCACAGCCTCCATGACGCGCTCGCGCAGGGGGCAGCATGAGGACTGCACTGGTGCGCGGCGCGGCAGTGCTCGGTTGTGCGACGGTGCTCGTCACTGCGGCGGCGTTCACACCAATCGCACTGCGCGGCATTGACGGATTCCGCGTTCAGCGCGTCGAGGTGAGTGGCCTGCGCTACCTGACGGCAGTCGCCGCGGTCGACGCGGCTGGAATCGACACCTCTGCCAACGTGTTCGACGATCCGACACCGTGGCTCGAGCAGCTGCGCATGCACCCGCTCGTCGCTGATGTCCGGCTCCGTCGCCGCCTGCCCGGCACGATAGTGCTGGAGATCGAGGAGGCCGTGCCCGTCGCATTTGCACGCACTCCCGAGCTGCGCGCCATTGGTGCACATGGCCGGATCCTGCCGCTCGATCCCGCCGGTGAAGGACTGAATCTGCCGGTGCTGAGCGTGCGCACGCGCGTCTCCGCTTTCGGCCGCGCCGTCGATCCCGCCACGCTCGCGACGCTGCAGTTCCTGATGCTCACGAGGCGCGCCGAGCCGGGCCTGCTCGACTGGATCTCGGAGATCGGAATGGAGGGCGACGCTGTGCGTCTGGTTCTGCGCAGCGCAGCGGATGCCGAGGTGCTCGTGCCGGTCGAGCCAGCGCCTGACCGGCTCCGTGAGCTGGCCGCTACGATCGCCGAGCTCGGTACACCGCGTGTCGTGCAGCCGGCCGAAGGTGCAGCGGTCCGTGCCGCCGAGGCGGAGCTGAATCGCGTGAAGAAAATCGACGTGCGGTTCCACGACCAGGTCGTGGTGTCATTGCGTAAGGGAAAGAGCTGAATATGCGGCCCAATCTGGTAGCGGGATTGGATATCGGGTCGACGAAGACCTGCGCCGTGGTCGCGGAGGTCGTGTCTGAGCCGAAGGGACGTCGACTGAAGATTCTCGGAATCGGTCAGGCACGCACGGTGGGGATGCGTCGCGAGGTGATCACGGACATCGAGGGCACCACCGAGTCCGTTCGCACTGCCATGAAGGAAGCCGAGCTGATGGCAGGTGTGACCGTGGAACGCGTCTTCACGGGCGTGGCGGGCGAGTACATCCATGCGCGCACGTCGCACGGTGTCGTCGCGGTGAGCGGTGATGAGATCAGTGGCGCGGATGTAAAGCGCGTGCAGGAAGTCGCGCGTGCGGTCGTGGTTCCGGCAGACCGCGAGGTCCTGCACGTGCTGTCGCAGGAGTACATCGTCGACCACCAGCGTGGCATCCGCGACCCCATCGGCATGGCCGGCACACGGCTCGAAGCGGAAGTCTACATCATCACCAGCTCCATCACCGCGACGCAGAACCTGCGCAAGGCGGTGAGCCGGGCCGGCTATCGCATCGAGCGCACGATCCACGAACCGCTCGCCACGGCACGCGCCGCCGTCACGGACGACGAGAAGGATGTCGGTGTCGCGCTCGTCGACCTCGGTGGCTCCACGACGGAGCTTGCGATCTTCCGTGATGGCAAGATGCGTCACCTGTGCTCGATCCCGTGGGGCGGCGGCACGGTCACCAACGATCTGGCGAAGGGGCTCAGCATCACGTACGCGCACGCCGAGGTCGCCAAGGAGAAGCATGGCGTCGCGTATGCGCAGCTGGTCGATCCGCGGGAGACCGTCGAGCTGCCCGGTCCCGGACCGGGAACTACGCGCGAGGTCGCACGCGAACTGATCGCTCACATCATCGAGCAGCGACTCGACGAGATCCTGAGTCTTGTGGGCCGCGAGATCGAGAATGCCGGAGAGATGGGCAAGCTTGGAGCCGGCGCCGTGCTGACGGGCGGTGGCGCGGGCCTCGAGGGCGCAGTCGAGGTGGCACAGCATGCGTTCGGTATGCCTGTCCGCGTCGGCATACCCGGCGAGGGTCTGACCGGCCTGTCGGATTCGGTGCGCAGGCCGCAGTTCGCGACCGCGACCGGCCTCGCGCTGTTCGCCGCTGACCAGCTGAGCGAGAGCGCATTCGGCGCCCGGCTGAGCCAGGGTGCTGCCGGCCGCGTAGTCGCCTGGCTCAGGGAATTCTTTTGAACGAACGCGGGAGCGGGAGCGGGATCGTGTCCGGGATCGGGATCGGGAACAGCTGCAACCCGATCCCGGACCCGATCCCGGACACGAACACGATTCCGATCCCGAGTTTGTTTTTCGTTGCAGTACCCGGCGATACCGCGTGGCGGCGGACGCCGATCACCTGAAGGAGGGAGCCATGATGATATTCGAATTCGAAGAGGGCGCGGCACAGAACGCACGGATGAAGGTGATCGGTGTGGGTGGCGGCGGTAACAACGCCGTGAACCGCATGATCGCCGAGGATCTCGACGGCGTCGAGTTCATCAGCGTCAACACGGATGCGCAGGCGCTCAAGCTGGCGCAGTCGCAGTTGAAGATCCAGATCGGCAAGAAGCTGACGCGCGGGCTCGGTGCCGGGGCACGCCCGGAGATCGGGCGGCAGGCGATCGAGGAGAGCCGCGAGGACATCGCGAAGATCCTCGAGGGTGCGGATCTCGTCTTCGTGACCGCGGGTATGGGCGGCGGCACGGGAACGGGTGCCGCGCCGGTCATCGCGGAGATCGCGCGCGAGATGGGCGCGCTGACGATCGGCATCGTGACGAAGCCGTTCCTGTTCGAGGGACGTAAGCGCATGCAGCAGGCGGAGATGGGTCTCGCCGAGCTGAAGCGCTCGGCCGACACGGTCATTGTCGTGCCGAACGAGCGCCTGCTTTCGGTCGTCGGGAAGGGAACATCTTTCCGGGATGCGCTAAAAAAGGCGGACGAGGTGTTGCTGCATGCGACCCAGGGAATCAGCGACCTGATCCATGTGACGGGCGAGATAAACGTTGATTTCGCGGACGTTAGGACGGTGATGCAGAGTCGCGGACCCGCAATCATGGGAACGGGTTACGGCTGTGGCGAGAACCGTGCAATGGAAGCCGCGCAGGAAGCGATATCGAGCCCGCTGCTCGACAACGTGACGATCCAGGGCGCCATGGGCGTGCTGATCAATATCACGGGCGGGATGGATCTCGCTATTGACGAGGTGACCACCATCTCCTCCATTATAAAGGAGGCAGCCGGCGACGATGCGGAGATCATCTTCGGTGCGGTGCACGATCCGACACTCGAGAACGGCGTGCGTGTGACGGTGATCGCGACGGGGCTGGAGAAGCAGGAAGCGCCCCCGCGCGATAACGTGATCCGGCCGCATTTCGGCATGCGTACGTCGCAGGCGCCGGCCGCCGGGGCGGCACCGGCACTGGCGGGCGTGGGAGCGGGCCAGGATGCTGGTTACGGCGCCCGGCAGCATGCGGGGGCGGCGACAATGGCTGCACCGCGCACGGCGGACTACGCGGAGGCACTGCCGTTCGCGAGGCCGCCGCAGAGCCCGATCGGCCGGCAGCAGTTGACGGATCTCGACATTCCGACGTTCATCCGTCGCCAGATGGACTGACGAGCACACCACATAAACGAGACGCGAAGGTTTGATGCCGAACCCGTACAAGATCATCTCGCTGGGGCTCATTGCTGCGTTCAGTCTGGGCGCGGTGACGCTGATGCCCCCACGCGTGGACGAGCCTGACGCTGCGCGTGCGCCCACACTGGGCGCGCTCTACGCGGCGCCGGTGGAGCGTGCCGAGACGCACGTGCTGCGGCCGGGACAGACGTTGTCCACGGTCCTTACCCAGGCCCGCATCACGGGCCAGGAGATGGCGGACCTCCTGCTCGGTCTGCGCGAGCACATGGACCCGCGCAGACTGCCGGCGGGTTCTGAGGTAACGGTCCGGCGCTGGTCGCGCGACGATCAGCCGCGGGCCGTAGATGTGCGCCTCGATGCGGATCGCACGGTCCGTCTGATGAAGGCGGACATGGGCTGGGACGGCCGCATCATCATCACGCCGATCCGCATCGACACCGTGTACGGCGGCGGCACGATCGCGGCCGGCCGCACGACGTTGTATGAGACGGTGGTGTTCGATCCCGAGTCGAAGGTGCGGCCTTCCGACCGACCGCAGCTGGTCGTCGAGCTGGCCGGGATCTACGAGTACAAGCTGGACTTCACGCGCGAGATCCAGGTCGGCGATTCCTACCGTGTCGCGTATGAGCGGGAGAGCCGGCCCGACGGCACGTCACGCAGCATTCGGATTCTCGCGGCGGAGATCGTGTCCCGCGGACAGTCGTACCCGGCCATCTGGTTCGACGAGAACGCCGAGTCAGCGGGGTACTACGACAACGAGGCGCGCCCGTTGCGCAACGGGTTCAGCAAGTACCCGGTGGACTTTGCGCGTGTCACGTCGGCGTACAATCCGCGACGCTACCATCCGGTGCTGGGCGTCTATCGTGCGCACCAGGGCACCGACTTCGGTGGCGGCACGGGCACTCCGGTCAAGGTGACGGCGAACGGTACCGTGACGTTCGCGGGAACGAACGGCGGCTACGGCCGCATGATCGAGGTGCGTCACATCAACGGTTACACCACGCGGTATGCTCACCTGAGCCGATTCGCGTCGGGTGTCCGTGTGGGTGCGCGGGTTACGCAGAAGGACGTGATCGGATACATCGGTGCGACGGGGCTCGCCACGGCCCCGCATCTGCACTACGAGCTGCGCAAGAACGGACGGGCCGTCAACGCGATGAGGGAGAAGCTTCCGGAAGCGCCGCGGCTGCCCGGTACGCTACGTGAGCAGTTCATGGCCCTGGCGCCGCAGCGCTCGTCCCTCCTCGAGCGTGTATCAGCGCCTGCCGGCAAACTCGCCGAGACGGACGCCGCCGGAGCGGGGACGGTCCGCGCGGTGGACGAGACGTGAGATCTGGCGCGAAACCCTCCTTCGCGTAGGTTGTAGAAACAGCCCGCTGGCCGAGAGCCGGCGGGCTTTTTCGCACCCGGGAAGACAGGATGAGCGGATTGCAGTGGGTGCTCTGGCTCGGTCTGAGCGCCGTGGTCATCGCAGGGAGTGTGTGGCACTATCGCCGGCGGGAGACGCCGGGACGGGGCCGCATGCTGCTGGCCGTGCTGCGCGCTTTGGCGATCGCTCTCGCGCTGCTGCTGCTGTTCGATCCGGAGCTGCCAGCGCGCGATGCCGCCGCCGTGCAGGGCACCCAGGTCCTGCTCGATGCCTCCCTCAGCATGCAGCTCGCCGACGCGGATGGACGCACACGGTGGCGGAGCGCTGTGGCGGCGGCTGGCTCGCGCGCGGGCAACCGACCCGTTCTCCTCTTTGGTGACCGGGCGCGGCCGCTGGCGCCGGCCGCGCTTCCCGATACGGTCCCCGGGGACGTACGCACGCTCCTGCTTCCGGGGCTGCAGGCGGCGGCTGAAGCCGGCGTGCGCGATGTCGTGGTATTCACTGATGGCGGTATCGAAGATGCCGATGCAGTGGCGCGCTGGGCCCCGCGGCTGGGTCTGGGTGTCGAGCTCGTGCACGTCGGCGATGACGTCTCCAATGCGGCGCTCGTCGAGGCGAACGCGCCGCAGTGGGTGGACGTGGGACAGCCCCTGCCGCTCGAGTTCGCGATGACCGGGGACGCGACGGATTCCGTCGGAGTGGTCGTGCGGCGGAACGGCCGCGTGATCGGGCGGACCCGAGTCGCGGCACCGGCGGCAGGCCGGCTCGCCGCCGGGAGCATGGAGCTGAGACTCGAGCCGGCCGACGCGGAGGACGGCTGGGTCCGCCTCGAGGTGGCGCTCGAAACAACCGACGCGGTCCCCGACGATGATCAGCGGACGGTTTACGTTCAGGTGGGCGCGGAGCCCGCGGGTATAGCTCTCGTGTCGTTCCGCCCCGACTGGGAGCCGCGTTTCCTCGCTCCACTGCTGGAGCGCAGCCTGGGTCTCCCCCTGCGCGCCTGGCTGCGCGGCACGACCGGACAGTACGTCCGCCTCGCCGCCGGCATGGAGGCCGGCAGCCAGACCAGCGAGGCCGATGTGCGCCGGGCGGTCGAGCGCGGCCAGCTCGTGGTCCTGCACGGTCTCGGCATCGACGCGCCCGCCTGGGCGCATGAGGCCGCTCGCACGGCGGCCCACGTGCTGATCTTCCCCGCCGACGACGTATCGACTCTCGACCTCCCGGCCGCGGTGGGGGCGGAGATGCAGGGCGACTTCTTCCCTCGGGCCGATGTGCCTGCGTCGCCTGTGGCCGGGCTGCTCGCGGACCTGGAGATCGCGAGCGCGCGGCCGCTGACGGCGCTGCGCCCGGTCGATGCACCAGCGGGTGCCTGGGCGCCGCTGATGGCCACACGCGGCCGCCAGGGCGCCGTACTGCCACTTGCTGTGGCCGGCGAGACACAGGGCCGGCGCTGGGCCGTCGCGGCCGCCTCCGGGTACTGGCAGTGGGCCTTCCGGGGCGGGGCCGAGCGGCAGCTCTACGCGCGCTTCTGGAGTGCGCTGGCCGGATGGCTCGCACAGACGGGCGATGTCGCGTCCATGCCCCCGGTCAGGCCGGCGCAGATGGTCTTGCCGCGCGGCGCCGACGTGGCGTGGGTCACCGCGTCCGCGACTATCGATTCGATCCAGGTAGTGCTGACCGATGAATCCGGATCAGTCGCATACGACACGCTTGTTGCCGCGGTGCGCGGCGATACCGCCTACACGACTGGACCTGCGCCCGGCCATTACAGCTATCGCGCCCGCGCGTTCAGTGGTGATAACGTCATCTCCGGTGCCGGTGTACTGACAGTCGAACGATATTCGCCGGAGTTCGCACGCGGGCGCATTGACGGCGGACGGCTGGAGTCCGGCGCGGAGACGGTGCGTGGCGAGGATACGGCGAGACGCGGTACCCCGCTGCACGCGACGGGGTATCCGTACGTACTGATCGTGCTGCTGCTGGCGGCCGAGTGGATCCTGCGCCGGCGGTGGGGGTTGAGATGAGGCCGAAGGGAATGGCCGTCAAACTGTTGAGGGGAACGGACGCATCGTGAGACTGGCGAAGCGGGCGGGCGAGAAGCCGACGCTGTGGAAGAAGATCAGGGACATCGCGCTGACGGACGTCGGCGTGCTCGTGCGGGGTCTCGATGAGGGCTCGCTGGAGAAGATCGAGGAAACTTTGCTCGGGGCCGACTTCGGTGTGCCGGCGACCATGCGCCTGGTGGACGTGGTCGAGTCGCTGTCGCGCAGCGGCAAAATAAAGACGGAGCAGCAGTTTCTGGAAACGGTCGAGCGCGAGATCAGGACCATCCTGTCGGAGGGCAGGGCGGACACTGCGCTGAAGCACGCCGCAGAGCCGCCCACCGTGTATCTGATGGTGGGCGTGAACGGCGTCGGCAAGACGACGACGATCGGCAAGCTCGCCCACCGACTGAAGAAGGATGGGAAGCGCGTTCTGCTCGCGGCGGGCGATACGTTCCGCGCGGGCGCGATCGATCAGCTCCGGGTCTGGGCGGATCGTGTCGGCGTCGACTTCGTCGGCGCACAGCCGGGCGCTGATCCGGCATCGGTGGCGTTCGATGCGATCGATGCCGCCTTCGCGCGCCGGGCGGACGTGGTGATCATCGACACGGCCGGGCGCCTGCACACGCAGGAGGATCTGATGACGGAGCTGGCGAAGATCGGCCGCGTCGTCGACCGGCGCCTGCCCGGCGCACCGCACGAGACGCTGCTGGTGCTGGACGCGACGGTCGGTCAGAACGCGGTCGCCCAGGCACGTACGTTCGGTCGTGCGCTGCCGCTCACGGGCCTGGTGCTCGCCAAGCTCGACAGCACCGCGCGCGGCGGCATCGTGGTCGCGCTGAAGCAGGAATTCGATCTGCCGGTCAAGCTCGTCGGCACCGGTGAGGCCATCGACGCGCTGACGACATTCGACGCGGATCAGTTCGCGAAGGACGTTCTCGAAACCTGAATGGCGTTCACGCCGCTCGACCAGTCCGCGCAGTTCCTCAAGGCCGTAGGCCCGCGCCGGGCGGAGGCTCTGGCCCGTCTCGGCGTTCACACCGCGCGCGACCTCCTGTTCCACGTGCCGCGCCGCTACGAGGACGCCAGCACGGTCACCCGCATCGGCAACGTGCAGATCGGCGATGACGTGAGCGTCATCGGCGAGGTGGCGGCGAAGGGCGTGCTTCCCACGCGCTCCGGACTGCGCGTTTTCCAGCTCGTGCTGCGCGATCAGAGCGGTTCCATCGAATGCTCCTTCCCGGGGCAGCCGTTCCTCGATCGCACGTTCCGCCGTGGCGACATCGTCCTCGTGACCGGGACGGTCCGGTTCTTTCACGGCAAGCAGATTCAGCCGCGCGAGTACGTTGTGCTCGGCAACGCGGAGGACGGCGTCGAGGCGGCCGGCAAGGTGCTGCCGATCTATGCGGCCACCGAGGGGCTGTCGCAGAAGGTCCTGCGCTCGATCATCGACCAGAACATCGACCGTCTGCTGCCGCTGCTGCACACGGAGGATGCGGTGCCACGCGCGCTGACGGAGGCTGCGTCGCTGCCGACCCTCATGCAGGCGCTCGCCGCGCTGCACCGTCCCGAGACGGTGCGCGATGCCGAGCGCGGTCGCCGCCGCCTCGCGTTCGACGAGCTGCTCTTTCTCCAGCTGCTTCACGCCAGTGCCCGCCGTCACAACGCGGCGCAACGGAAGGGCACGGCGTTCGCGCGCACCGACGAGCTGATCGCTCCGCTGTACCGCGCTCTGCCGTTCGAGCTGACGGGTGCGCAGACGCGCGCCGTTGCAGAGATCTTCGGCGACATGTCGTCGCCCCAGCGGATGAACCGCATGCTTCAGGGCGACGTCGGCTCCGGCAAGACGGTCGTGGCGCTCTTCGGGATGCTGCTCGCGCTCGAGAGCGGCTTCCAGGCGGCACTCATGGCGCCGACCGAGATTCTCGCCGAACAGCACGCGCGCACGATCGGGCGGCTGCTCGAGCCGCTCGGCATCGGCGTCACCCTGCTCACGGGACGGCTGCCGGCGACGGAGAAGCGGGCGGCGCACGAGGCCATCGCGTCGGGCGACGCACGCATCGTCATTGGCACACACGCACTGATCCAGGAGGCGGTGCGGTTCCACAGGCTCGGTCTGGCGGTGACCGATGAGCAGCATCGCTTCGGCGTGAAGCAGCGGCTCGCGCTCGCGGAGCACGGCGCCGACGTCGACGTACTGGTGATGTCCGCCACGCCGATTCCGCGCTCGCTCGCACTCACGCTCTACGGTGACCTCGATCTATCCGTGCTCGATGAGCTGCCGCCCGGGCGGCAGAAGATCCGGACGGCCGTGCGGGCCGGCGGCGCGCGCGAGCGGGTCTACGATTTCGTGCGCGATGAAGTGGGGAAGGGGCGGCAGGTATACATAGTCTACCCGCTCGTCGAGGAATCGGAGAAGCTGGAGCTCCGGGCGGCCTCCGCGGAGTACGAGCGACTGGCGGCCGAGGTATTCCCGCAGCTCCGACTGGGACTGCTGCACGGTCAGATGCAGGGGGAGCAGAAGGACTCGGTGATGCGCTCGTTCGCTGCGGGCGAGATCGACGTGCTGGTGGCCACGACCGTCATCGAGGTCGGAATCGATGTCGCGAATGCGACGGTGATGGTGATCGAGCACGCCGAGCGCTTCGGCCTGTCGCAGCTCCACCAGCTGCGCGGTCGCGTGGGTCGCGGCGCCGAGCAGAGCTACTGCATCCTGATCGCCGATGAGGCGGCCGACAGGCTGCAGGTGATGGCCCGCACGGAGGACGGCTTCGAGATCTCCAGGGCGGACCTCGCCTTGCGCGGCATGGGTGATTTCTTCGGAGCGCGCCAGCACGGGCTGCCGGATTTCAGATTCTTCGATCCGCTGCGCGATGATGATCTCATGTTCCGCGCACGAGACGCCGCCGATGCGATCATCGCCGCGGACCCGGGCCTCACGCAGCCGGATCACGCGGGCCTGCGGACCGTCCTGAGCCGCCGATTTGCCGAGCGCGCCGCGCTGTACGGCGTCGGCTGAAAAGCCTGGAGGCATCGGGGTCCGCGTGGGCGCGACCATTGGGCGCCCGCTGGACCGGCATGGTGGGGCAATCCGTTGCTGTACAGGGAGATATGTGTGATATTCCCCGGTGCGCGGGCGTGGCTCCGCATGCGGCACCGTAGGCGGTACGGCGCGCCGAACTCGACTCTGTAATTGAAGGTATACAGGCGATGCAGCCGATGGCCGGTAAGAGTGCGTTGCTGGTAGAGGACGACACCGCGACGCGTGCGTTGATTGCGCGTCAGCTCCGGCGGTCCGGACTCGATGTCCTCGCCCTGGAATCGGGAGAGCGGGTCCTGCGTGAAGCCGCAGACCGCTACACCTCCTTCGATGTAGTCATCCTCGACATACACCTGCCCGGCATGTCCGGCCTGGAGCTGGCGAGCCTGATCCAGGCGCGGCGCCCCGAACAGCCGATCATCGTGATCACGGGCGATCCGGATCCGCGGCTGGCACGCGAGGCGCTGGCGCGCGGCCCCGTGAGCTACCTGCTGAAGCCGTTCGAGCTGACGGAGCTGACGACGGCCGTGGAGCGGTCGCAGGTCGGTCGCAGCGGTGCGGAGCAGACCGCCGGCTCCGGAGGTGCGAAAGGATGGCTGGATCTGGTCGAACAGTCCTACATGGGCTCGGCGCACGCACGTCGCGTCGGCCGCGTGGCGCTGGCTCTGGCGGAGGCGCTGCCCGGCATCTCCAGTCGCCTCGACGTCAGTGATCTGCTTGTGGCGGCGTGGTCGCACGAGCTCGGACGCCACGGTGCGGATGCCGATCCCGTGACGGTGGCGGTCGAGGGTGCCAGAATGCTGAGTGATCTCGGGTCATCGGCGCGGGTCGTGAGTGCGGTACGCTCCCTGGCCGAACGTCACGACGGCACCGGCGGACCGGCCGCACTCGCGGGGGATGACATCCCGCTGATCTCGCAGCTGGTCGCGCTAGCGGACGCGCTGGAGCATTACGCGGCGGCAGCGCTCAGCGGGGCGGCCAGCCCGACGGAAGCGGTGGATCGGGGCCTGAGTCTGATCAGGGCACAGCGAGGCACGGTGTTCCGGCCGGAGATCGTCGATACGGCGTGCCGTCAGCGCGCGCGGCTCATCACGATCTGTGCTGACTCGGCCGTGGGCGACGGAGACGCTACGCGGATACCGGCCTTCACGTGAGTGCGCTGCTCCGCGTGCCCGGGAAGCAACGGCATTCCCAGCTGGCCTGAGCCGGAGCCGGGCTCAGTGCGCTGCAGGCAGCCGCAGGTTGAGTTGCAGTGAGATGCCGCCGTCACGAGCCGGCATCACATCGAACGTGCGCGGTTCGTACGGGATGTTCTGCGGGCCGTCACTGTTGCGCAGATCGAGGATGAACAGCACCACACTGGCCGCGACGCCGATCTGACCGGCGATGAGCGCAGCGCGCGCGCGGCCATCCAGATCGCGCACATCCTGATAGCGGGCCTCCAGCTCCGCGTCCGCATACGCACCGTTCAGCAGCCGCTGTTCACACCGGAAAGGCTCCTCCACGCACACCTGCTCCAGATCTTCGAACTGATTATCCGCGCGGCGATTCTGAACCACGCCGTACACGGCCGCGCCCGCGGCCGCGGCGGCCGTAGTCCACTTGGCCACGGCGAGGGGTCGCCAGCCGCTGCGCTCCTGCACGCTCGACGCGGCCTGCACCGCAGGTGGTTCGCCGCCCGGTGCCGGAGCGGGGGACTGCGCCTGCGCGACCAGCGGGGTGGCGCCGGACAGCGTCAGCATGGCGGCAATGAAACATCGAGCGTACATGGATCTCATCCTGCTGTGAGCTTCACGAGGCGGCCGTTCAATGTGCCGACGTACACATTGCCATCACGGACGACGGCCGGCGCGCGCACACTTCCGTCGACGCGCTCCTCCCACACGATGCTCCCATCGCGCCGCACGAACACGATGCGGCCGTCGAGCGTTCCGATGAGAGCCCCATCGGCCGCGATGGTGAGGGACTCGGTGGCCGCGCCATCCAGCGCGATCACGCGACGCGCGCTGTGACGGTCGAGGCGTAAGAGCTCCGCGGCACGCGTGAGCACGAACACACCATCAGCCGTGACGACCGGGGCGGCGACCACGAGCGCGTCGAGAGTGTGACGCCACACCTCACGCGCGCCCCCGTCAACGTATGCTGCAACAATCCCGGGATGCATGGCAATGAAGAGCGTGTCTCCGCGCACGGCGATCGGTGCGGATGGCTCTCCCGGCAGCTCGAAGCGCGCATGCCGGGCGCCATCAGCGCGGCCGAGGTGGAACAGTGTGTCGCGCACCGCGACGATCACCTCATCATTCACAACGACCGGCGGCTGCGCGGGTGGGCCCGTCAGGCGCACGCGCCAGATCTCGCTGCCGTCCGACACATCCGCAGCCTGCACGTCTCGGGTCGTGCCGAAATAAATGCTGCTGTCCGCAAACACCGGCGTTGCGACAGCCGGCGAGCCGATACGGCGGCTCCAGAGGCGGCGGCCGCGGTCCAGGTCGAGGGCGTAGAGGGTGCCGTT
Coding sequences:
- the recG gene encoding ATP-dependent DNA helicase RecG; amino-acid sequence: MAFTPLDQSAQFLKAVGPRRAEALARLGVHTARDLLFHVPRRYEDASTVTRIGNVQIGDDVSVIGEVAAKGVLPTRSGLRVFQLVLRDQSGSIECSFPGQPFLDRTFRRGDIVLVTGTVRFFHGKQIQPREYVVLGNAEDGVEAAGKVLPIYAATEGLSQKVLRSIIDQNIDRLLPLLHTEDAVPRALTEAASLPTLMQALAALHRPETVRDAERGRRRLAFDELLFLQLLHASARRHNAAQRKGTAFARTDELIAPLYRALPFELTGAQTRAVAEIFGDMSSPQRMNRMLQGDVGSGKTVVALFGMLLALESGFQAALMAPTEILAEQHARTIGRLLEPLGIGVTLLTGRLPATEKRAAHEAIASGDARIVIGTHALIQEAVRFHRLGLAVTDEQHRFGVKQRLALAEHGADVDVLVMSATPIPRSLALTLYGDLDLSVLDELPPGRQKIRTAVRAGGARERVYDFVRDEVGKGRQVYIVYPLVEESEKLELRAASAEYERLAAEVFPQLRLGLLHGQMQGEQKDSVMRSFAAGEIDVLVATTVIEVGIDVANATVMVIEHAERFGLSQLHQLRGRVGRGAEQSYCILIADEAADRLQVMARTEDGFEISRADLALRGMGDFFGARQHGLPDFRFFDPLRDDDLMFRARDAADAIIAADPGLTQPDHAGLRTVLSRRFAERAALYGVG
- a CDS encoding response regulator; protein product: MAGKSALLVEDDTATRALIARQLRRSGLDVLALESGERVLREAADRYTSFDVVILDIHLPGMSGLELASLIQARRPEQPIIVITGDPDPRLAREALARGPVSYLLKPFELTELTTAVERSQVGRSGAEQTAGSGGAKGWLDLVEQSYMGSAHARRVGRVALALAEALPGISSRLDVSDLLVAAWSHELGRHGADADPVTVAVEGARMLSDLGSSARVVSAVRSLAERHDGTGGPAALAGDDIPLISQLVALADALEHYAAAALSGAASPTEAVDRGLSLIRAQRGTVFRPEIVDTACRQRARLITICADSAVGDGDATRIPAFT
- a CDS encoding PQQ-binding-like beta-propeller repeat protein gives rise to the protein MPPVARALALCGLVAIAASGCIRLSRPVGDVPPGEWTEHLGDAAHAAFINERVPATVRTAWDIDLGRGLEAAPIIHDDFILSAVSGGVIITADARNGQRYWTRRFNGPVAGQVLRAGTQVHFATQHRNGTLYALDLDRGRRLWSRRIGSPAVATPVFADSSIYFGTTRDVQAADVSDGSEIWRVRLTGPPAQPPVVVNDEVIVAVRDTLFHLGRADGARHARFELPGEPSAPIAVRGDTLFIAMHPGIVAAYVDGGAREVWRHTLDALVVAAPVVTADGVFVLTRAAELLRLDRHSARRVIALDGAATESLTIAADGALIGTLDGRIVFVRRDGSIVWEERVDGSVRAPAVVRDGNVYVGTLNGRLVKLTAG